A DNA window from Enterobacter cloacae subsp. cloacae ATCC 13047 contains the following coding sequences:
- a CDS encoding helix-turn-helix transcriptional regulator: MKFITSDCLFTDKWIYKLISLGRFPKPIKLGRMSRWRAGDYYAWRDSHTSN, translated from the coding sequence ATGAAATTTATAACTTCCGACTGCTTATTTACTGATAAGTGGATTTATAAACTGATCTCTCTTGGTAGATTCCCTAAACCGATCAAGCTAGGTCGTATGTCACGATGGCGCGCTGGTGATTATTATGCCTGGAGAGATAGTCACACATCTAATTAA
- a CDS encoding P2 family phage major capsid protein, translating into MYAFKAERPDAARRYHSKFVSGTNYQESSNRRFALSKPTENILRSSILESGWLINNITLRDVNAVSGNAINIGASELHTGRVHGGRFRKMLAINGTEFFLSETDTCARISYLDMSHIYHTGVQGEFDKSVSAFFSQAYALDMLRVGFNGESIADTTDPEINKKGEDVNIGWHALAKDYRDGQQVLSTPLTLGDTGEWKNLDLLANHLITELIAEPYREDPRLVVLVGAELAAKQRLKLFNAADRPADVDAAQMAVSSVAGRFAFIPPFMPGKRLAVTTLDNLHIYTQSRTRSFRAEFDDEKSEYVNSYLRNEGYALGEPELYAAVDESAVTFSD; encoded by the coding sequence ATGTACGCATTCAAAGCCGAAAGGCCGGACGCTGCACGCCGTTATCACAGTAAATTCGTATCTGGCACAAATTACCAGGAATCTTCAAACAGAAGATTTGCATTAAGTAAACCAACAGAAAATATTTTGCGAAGCTCAATTCTTGAGTCTGGTTGGTTAATCAATAATATCACTTTGCGTGACGTTAATGCTGTTTCAGGTAATGCCATTAATATTGGAGCCAGCGAGTTACATACAGGACGAGTTCACGGTGGCAGATTCCGTAAGATGTTAGCAATAAATGGCACTGAATTTTTTCTGTCCGAAACTGACACGTGTGCACGAATCAGCTATTTAGATATGTCACATATTTATCATACAGGTGTTCAGGGCGAATTTGATAAATCGGTCAGTGCGTTTTTTAGTCAGGCTTATGCACTTGATATGTTGCGGGTTGGTTTTAATGGAGAGTCAATTGCCGATACGACTGATCCTGAGATCAATAAAAAAGGTGAGGACGTAAATATCGGTTGGCATGCGCTGGCAAAAGACTATCGAGATGGTCAGCAGGTTCTAAGCACCCCTCTAACCCTTGGAGATACCGGGGAATGGAAAAACCTCGATCTGCTCGCTAATCACCTCATCACTGAGTTGATTGCAGAGCCTTATCGGGAAGATCCGCGTCTGGTGGTTCTCGTGGGTGCCGAGCTTGCTGCTAAACAGCGTCTTAAGCTCTTCAACGCAGCTGATCGCCCGGCTGATGTGGATGCTGCACAAATGGCAGTCAGTTCGGTTGCTGGACGGTTTGCTTTTATCCCGCCGTTCATGCCGGGAAAACGTCTTGCGGTCACTACGCTGGATAATCTGCACATCTATACCCAGTCCCGAACCCGATCATTCCGGGCTGAGTTTGATGATGAGAAAAGTGAATACGTTAATTCTTATCTTCGTAATGAAGGGTATGCGCTGGGTGAACCGGAGCTTTATGCGGCTGTTGATGAGAGTGCGGTGACTTTTTCTGACTGA
- a CDS encoding host cell division inhibitor Icd-like protein: MFNTQDSVIKFLHHAKCSGYIRSVAAKSAIGRRNPCYLKATPHAPSVFFCVVALTHPYFMVWWLTVSIRYLRHIIQIMVVQAGQLSGWPVSFRAGIPTPVWATTHERRNSGGSVTRYLKEIATMATIPALPHPQFTFVFLAVRRSDYAARPFAVRTVAPCERAARLKLVADFVLSFAARIPMNNFGEVNA; this comes from the coding sequence ATGTTCAACACACAAGATTCGGTTATAAAATTCTTGCACCATGCTAAATGCTCGGGCTATATTCGCAGCGTTGCCGCAAAATCGGCAATCGGGCGTAGGAACCCGTGTTATCTGAAGGCGACACCACACGCGCCGAGCGTGTTTTTTTGTGTCGTAGCTTTGACTCACCCTTATTTTATGGTGTGGTGGTTAACCGTATCTATTCGTTATTTACGCCACATCATCCAAATTATGGTAGTCCAGGCGGGGCAGCTTTCGGGCTGGCCGGTATCCTTCAGAGCCGGTATTCCTACCCCCGTTTGGGCTACCACCCATGAGCGTAGGAACTCCGGTGGTAGCGTTACCCGCTATCTGAAGGAGATTGCCACCATGGCTACGATCCCTGCTTTGCCTCACCCTCAATTTACCTTTGTATTTCTCGCTGTTCGCCGTTCTGACTATGCCGCGCGTCCATTCGCTGTGCGTACTGTTGCACCCTGCGAGCGAGCTGCACGTCTGAAACTCGTTGCCGATTTTGTACTGAGCTTCGCCGCACGTATTCCGATGAACAATTTCGGGGAGGTGAACGCATGA